The genomic window caatAATTGTGCCCGTATATGAgtattaaatttgtttatatttgtaaattgaaatttagtcgcataatattttaaattaatcattCTACGGCTTATTTGGTATGCTTGATGTAAAAAGGAGATTGATGAAATATTTTAGTATCTCAAGGAGATAGATGAAATTGCGATATTGGATGTTATGTTTATTATAAAGTAAAACATCAATGAAGTTTTACATGTGGAAAGTTCtttaaaaaacacaaatttaaaatgtatactccaatttattttttatgtggaAATAATTAACTTAGTTTTCAACTAAATTAAGAATGGGTTATAAAATGCAAACCTGTAATTAAGAACTAAACAGCTTAATGCTTATTTATAGAGGAAATATagggaaaaagaaggaaaaaatttGATAACAAGTAatgaataatgaaaattttcaattaaaaactcAGGGCCAATTCTTTattacttttgaaaagtgctgtgaaaaagtgattttgagaagtgcttttaaaaattttggtttaaaatttgagtgtttagcattactgtcaaaaagtacttttgagaaataaaatgtccattttagacatgttattatcaagtaacaaatatgtatttaaataatatttaaattagttaatattattatattttagtaataatataaaaaattattataacttgttgttaatattttaatatataaaatataaattgtaaatatttttaattaataaataataattatttataaaatttaattagaatatataaactatattttaaatatttaaatataaccattaaatatttgtaattaatattttaaaaaatatatttttttatttttaattaatgattttaacacaattgtaattaagcaccaagaaaaaaaaagaaaaatactataTTATTGGatgggtgaaaaagtaattaagcaccaaaagtgcttttgggagaggaaaaactaaaattttagctTCTTCTTTTCAGTTCCTTTTCAAAAAGTACttctgaaaagttaaaaatttcagccaaaagtaGCTTGTTTTTCAcatcttttctttcaaaaatgcTTTTGGAGTCAGAAGTGCTTTTttaaagcaatgaagaactggccctcagtattcataaatatatttgataCCGCCTCACAAATGAAGCAATTTGaacagtttttttctttttttacctttgtttgacaataattaggggtgagcaaaacttgattcgactcaaaaaaatcaaaaaaaatttgaatttcgagttaaacgaatcgagttattcgaatcaactcgaatttttttttcaaatttcaagttcgaatcatattgagttttcgaattttaataactcgaataattcgaatatcaaattataatattttacatttttacccaaacatttttacttttccctcaaaacttttactccttcccacttttcccccaaaacttgtactcttctcctctctcaaccccccaatctacccaaaattcatttcccaccaaaattttactcttccatttactttttctcaaaattttactcccaaaaaccctcaaaaccttttattttcccccaaaatttttactctctcccacttttcccctaaaacttttattccattcccatcccacctctcatctaccccaaaccctcccccctccaatttttttttaatattttccctccaaaattttactctcccctatttactttccctcaaacttttattccccaaaactttttattttccccctaaacttttacttctcaccctttactctcaaataaaaaatcactaaacataaatagtaataattttatttagatctactatttatattattaaattaaatttcacattttatattatttatattatttaattgtttagtcatattgaatatttatattaaaattgaattattaattatgccataaaatattcttgttaaaattttctattggtatcaatttcacattttatttttaaaataacttttattaaaaaaatcacatttttacatttaatacattttttaattccaaaatacatagtgacaagaatctgaagataattgaaacaactaagcaagcaaagaagctaaccaatatataaaaaattaataaataacttatgaggtgatgaaagttaataaaaattttgattaaggtggacaaattttattacgatgggcgACAGTAGTtataaggacccaaaattattttttaaaatttaactcgaacaaatatattcgattcgattcgaattctatttcactcgactcgattcgagaaaacttcaaataaagttaggatgataaaatgatattcgaaaactcgattaactcgaaaattttcgattcgattcgattaaaTGTTCACCCCTAACAACAATGACATTAGAAGGAAACGAACAAAATTGGAGAAAATGAAGTGGGGAGGAGGATCTTCGATactcaataattaaaaaatgtgtaatttttagttttagatgaggatattgttagaaagaaattaatattaaaaagtgTTAATGCAAGTGATATTTAAATACCACCTTCAAATTTGTTAAACAAAAAGTCACCTAAATGTATAAAATTTCAAGCTTACCAAATAACTTGTTATTTCAAAATTAGATAATACACTAGTATTAATTAATATATCACGTCAGTATTATGTCTACTAAATGAGCCGGTAaagttttaatataaaatatgaagttttttcCTCTCATGTGAAGATAATTCCGTCTCATCCAATCTCTTTCCAATAATCCGAATTACACACCCATTCGCAACTTATCTTTTttctttatataaataaaattttattacttttcataatttcaatataaatcataTGACGGTCAATGTTGGATATCAGATAAGAAAGATGTTTGAATTTCGGTTTGTAGATTCGTAGagttcaaaattatttcatgaaaaaaaaattaaactgtaaAAGAGAAAGAGAATGAGAGATTTTAATTGGTGCAGGCGGGACGAGTTAAGAAGACCATATAAGAACGATTTTAACAAgccaataacttaaatgaaaactttcgaatagtacAATAACCATTTtgtatctttttaaaattaaataaccaaaatgtaaacttactaataatttaatgactatccTTAATTTTATTGAATCTACTTTCTATCTTCTAATAGAATTAATGAGAGGTACATTattattacaatatatatataattttatagaaacaattcaactttcatatatatatatactactcTTTTTTACTCGCGTAATGCACATGTTGATTAACATATGGAGCTGTGATACCATCTTGGCGAATGGTTGGTTGGGTTTAATCGTAATGTTGGGTGCACCACAGTGGAGGAAGATGAGATGGGGCGGGGGGGTTATGATGATTGGGACTGGCATGGTTGATGGGTTTTTGACAGTTAATTTTAGAGTCGGACAGTCTTATGGCGTTGCGGGAGAGATCCGTGATGACTTGGGAGAGTAGCGTTGGGTTTATTGAATTGCTCATGACAGGTGGAGGTGGTCATGTCTACCGCGAAGGCGATCAAGCAGCGGACTTACTGGCTCAACTAGCAGCTGGGCATGAATTTGGAGTTGAGGTTATTTCgaaaataattttgttaattttttatttctaattaatttaaatgttATGGATGAATTGACACGTATGTAATTTagcttttttttataattagaatagaatataaaaatttaactttagaatttcaattgttttttatataataattccatttgttttaattttaaaacatacgaattttttttaaaaaataatgataaatttaacttatacttactcaCATAAccctattttatcttatatttaatgcttacaaataattttaaaaattataaaatattcaatcacattaaatcaaaattcaaaagaaaattataaaatgatcataaaaaaacataaattacacATGAATTGCCATACAGACTATCATATTTAAAAGTGAaacattttagttagtattaatgttttaaaaaaatcaattcggCTCTTTTTGAATAGTTGGTcaaatttcattctttttgaaagattgagggccaaattgaaaatatatatataaacatctaGGGCCAATTTGACTATGAGAGAGAATCACATCatcatttgaaaatttaaaaactttatttaaactctaaaatataaaaaattaaaactttccgttgatgatattttacaattttagaaTGTCATGCCATCCGggcaatttactaaaaaaaacctaatttttttaaaatttaccgaaataggcctggtattttattatttaccggaatagaCTCTTTTTctcgaaatcgcgtccacgtcagagcGACGTTAGGGTACGTGCTAGcaaatcgcggccacgtcagcgcgctttgctgacatggcaacaaATTGCGCTTCAGAGGatgcgatttgtgtccacgtcagcaaagcgagctgacgtggccgcgatttgccccgcgcgtgaacagtgcaaGGGTCAAAAAATTGACCGGTTgccccccaacggtcaaaaaaaactataaatacccccacccttttttttttcacaaactaatcttctctcaaatttcctctcaatttcttctaaattTCCTCCCAATTTGCTCTCAAATTCCTTCAAAATTTCTCTCAAGtccatatttattttcaatttgctctcaagctcctcttaaatttctcttaaatccctatttttaaataattttaaaaaaatttattttttagaataaaaaatcaagaacaagaaattgagaatcaaattgtgaaaattgagagttgagttgaaaataataaaagttgGAGGGGTTTATATAAGGAAAATTATGGTTGTTGGAGTCTCATTGGCATTGGAATTTTTGCCTATTAGGAAATATTCCCGTTGGACAGAAAATGCCACATAGGagtgtttttataaaagaaaagaaaactcgTCCTACAAGGTGTGCTCTCCCTGCAAGATAAGTGAAAGTGCGTCATGTAGGGTGcgttttattttctctctccaaaaacagCATAGattagtaaattttcaaaaaaaaaaccctaatttctcaatttatttttcttttcagcaTATTTAAATGAATTAACCTAAAACAATAGTGTTTAAATTTCAAGCCAGCTTTCTTATATTATGggtggaaatataaatttaaaaaatattatttgaatttttatttgatatataacattttaaaaatatttaatattaaataaggggtaaaataccaaaaaaaactaatttttttaaaatttaccgaaatgggcctggtattttattatttaccggaatgggcccttTTTCCAGAAATTGCGTCcatgtcagcgcgatgtcagggtacgtgccAGGAAATCGCGGCCATGTCAGTgcgctttgctgacatggcaacaaatcgcgtcctCTGAAGCGCGCTGACGTAGACGCGATTTCCTggcacgtaccctgacatcgcgctgacgtggacgcgatttcgggaAAAAGggtccattccggtaaataataaaatactgggcccatttcagtaaatttttaaaaaattggctttttttggtattttgcccaTGCCATCCCACTTTAATAGAATCCAAATTTAAGgtcaaattgagaaaaattactaaatttcGGAACAAATGTAAATCAATAAAAGTTTAGGGTCCAAATTAAAAAGCTATCAAACTTGTAAGGACTAAATGTTGGTTTTAGGGTGAAAGTAAAGAAATTAGGGGCAAACCATAAAATCTAACGTCTTTGCTTATGCATATGACAATGGAGCCCTTTTAGTAAGCTGGTAAATGGAGATTATGACCTTTCACTAATTGAGCTTGCAAGCAACAGAAAGTATTCCATCTATCCTTTTTCGCCTCACACTCTGATTATGAGATTTGGTTGTAATTAGATTTAGAGATAAACCAATACAGTAagcttttttaatatatatattttttaatttataatatttagatttaaatCTTTATCTAAAATCGATTAATACATTGTTACTTCTACAAGAAGAAATAGATTCGAATGATctgattattaaaaaatttttaaaaaaatcttaattaaaataataaaattaattatttaaattcaaatctcaCTTACCAAATGTTTAAATACCAGTGTAGATATACATGATAATACATTTTATTGGATATTCCtcacttaaaaaaacaaaaaaaaagagagaggataTTTTGTTTGTATAGAAACAAACTGAAGAAATCTTGAGCGTTGAGTCCATGAGCGAATGGTTCTCAAAAGAGTACACGTGCTGCCTATCTTTACTTCCATTTTAAATCTTTTGCTTTCATGCATGTATTTCTCCTCTAACTATAACACCAAAACAAAGcggagagagaaagaaagaaagaaagaaagagtcaTGGTTTTTTGCTTTGATTCTTTTTCTTATGTATAGGCCTCTTCATCGCCATCATTAGCGACCCATCTCCTTTCATTTGAATTTTCTCAGTTCCAATAACCCATTTTACtctctctttaaaaaaaaatttttttttaaaattgttaaacaATGAAATAAAGAATTAGGGGAGTTCTCGTTTTATGGGTCGGATCTCTTTGTTGTACTTGAAACAAAGAACTGTCACATCTCAACTCTTGATTCTTGTCTGATCATCTCCATTGAAACAAAAGCAAGCAAAATGTGATCTGTTTTTTCTCTGCTTCTGGATCTGTAAATCTGTTTCTTATGCTTTGCTTTACTTCTTCAACATTGGAAGGTGTCTTCTTGGTCACAGTAAAGAAGCAATCATGAAAAATGCAGTATTTTCTAAGGTTTTGAGGTAAGAAATGAGCTACTGATCTTGTTTCCGTTTttttatctgttttttttttattccttaaTGGAACTAAATCTATAAAGAAAGTTTGTTTGTAAGTTTTGCAACAAAAGGTGCAACAAAAGGTTCTCATGTTGGAAGTCGTCACATAAGAACACATATGAAGCATGATAGTTTCGCTGAAACAGAGGAAGAGTCTGCTGACATGCCCATAAACAGACTTATTTCCACCGCTAATCCCAGAAACATAAAGAGATTTGTCGTGTCCGATGCTGGTGGCCAATCTGCAGCTTATGGTTTAAGGGAAAACCCCAAGAAAACCAAGAGGTTTTCGGATTCAGGCAATGGTTCTTCACTCAAAGAGATGCTGGTGTGTAAAGAATGTGGTAAGGGCTTTCGATCATTGAAAGCTCTTTGTGGTCACATGTCTTGTCATTCAGATAATGGTGAAAAACAAAAGGTGATAATGGATAGTCAGTCGGATACTGAGACATCAGCTCCAAGTAAAAGGAGATCCAGAAGGGGTACACCTAAGACAATCGGTGTTTACCGTAATAATAATTCAGAGAATCTGGGGAATGGTTCTTCGTCTGTATCAGAGATAGTGCAAGAACAAGAAGAGGTGGCAATGTGTTTGATGATGTTGTCAAGGGATTCTGGTTGTAGAAAACGAATGAATTCAGCTGCTGACTCTTCAGATAACAACTCTGTTGTGTTGGAAGACAAATCACCGTCTATTGATGTGACGATTACTATTGAGAACGACATGAACAGTGGTGGGTTTTTGAAGATGACAAAGCAAAGAGACAACAAGTTGAAGAAATCTCCTGAATCTGATCCTTCTTCTGAGAATTCTGATTCTGGGTATTTTAGAAATGGACCAAAGAAGGTGGAATCAGATGATTCTGTCGATGGGTTTCTCAAGAACAATGAGTTTAAGAAGCCTAATATAGAATCTGGATCTGGGTTCAGAGACAGGGATGCAACTTATagcaagtgtttgagtaaattcaaAAGTGTGAAAACTGGATCTCCAAAGTATGATTTAAGAAGAAATGGGAAGAATGATTATTACAGTCCTCAAAAGGGAAGCAAATATGAATGTTTAACCTGTAACAAGACCTTTGACTCCCATAGGGCTCTTGGAGGGCATAGAGCAAGCCATACAAAGGTGAATGGCTACAATGAGTCAATACAGGAGAGTTATGAAAATAACTTGGCAAATGATTCTTTTACGGCTCCAATGACTGATACCAAAGTTACCAAGGCTTCTTCAAATGGTAAAAGGCTTGGTGTTCCTCGTGGTTCATCTTACAATGCTGAGAAAAGATTGGGTTCAAAGAAAAACAAGGGCCATGAGTGCCCATTTTGCTTCAGAGTTTTCAAGTCAGGCCAAGCTTTAGGAGGTCATAAAAGGTCCCATTTTGTTGGAGGTTCAGATGACAGAACATTGGTGATCAAACAAGACTCATCAGATATGCCAGCTCTAATTGATCTTAACCTTCCAGCTCCTGTTGAGGAAGATGCATTTGGTAATGCTGCTGGGTTCATGCCTTAGTAGACTGGAAGCACTAGAAGCATGACTCGGCTCACGGCCTGACTGATGGTTCTAGAGACTCATCCCGTTTGCCAACTGCCCGTGGCACTAGCAAAGCTGGGTTTGATCTTCAAACTGAACAAACTTTTGGGCATAGTTTCCTTATGATGCAAGAGATTCTAGAGTGTATAGACAAGTCAATTTACCCCCCTTTTTTGTGTTTCCCCTTTTTGCTAAGGTAAATCTTTCCCTATATGTTGCTTTTGAACTATGAAAAACATGTTCTCTTGCATTTAAAACTAGTTTTCTTTTGATGTTATCTATGTCTATTTGTTCTTGAGACATTATCAACAATGTTTCCTCTTCAAGTACACTCCATTTTCCATATCAAAAGTACAATTTTCAGCTTTGGGTTGCTTCAAATCAGTCCAACAGTGAAGCAAATTGAAGGGGCAACAGCCTCTGTTCTTCAACGTATGTGTCTGTTGCCATCTGCTTTATGGGGGAAAAACAATAAAGAAAGTGCCATGTCAATGGAGTGGAAGAGAAGTTTACTGCCCCCAAGAACTTCCCCTTCACATTTAATTGCTAGGCActcatttatttatatctatcAAGAAATCCAAGATGTCATTTCAATGGTGTGGAAGACAAGTCCCTTTGGTCTTTGTTCCAATAGCCTTTAAAACCTACTCTTGGGAAATGTCATTACATCTTCTTtaatgcttttt from Gossypium hirsutum isolate 1008001.06 chromosome D12, Gossypium_hirsutum_v2.1, whole genome shotgun sequence includes these protein-coding regions:
- the LOC107946387 gene encoding zinc finger protein 37 isoform X1, with product MKNAVFSKVLSLFVSFATKGATKGSHVGSRHIRTHMKHDSFAETEEESADMPINRLISTANPRNIKRFVVSDAGGQSAAYGLRENPKKTKRFSDSGNGSSLKEMLVCKECGKGFRSLKALCGHMSCHSDNGEKQKVIMDSQSDTETSAPSKRRSRRGTPKTIGVYRNNNSENLGNGSSSVSEIVQEQEEVAMCLMMLSRDSGCRKRMNSAADSSDNNSVVLEDKSPSIDVTITIENDMNSGGFLKMTKQRDNKLKKSPESDPSSENSDSGYFRNGPKKVESDDSVDGFLKNNEFKKPNIESGSGFRDRDATYSKCLSKFKSVKTGSPKYDLRRNGKNDYYSPQKGSKYECLTCNKTFDSHRALGGHRASHTKVNGYNESIQESYENNLANDSFTAPMTDTKVTKASSNGKRLGVPRGSSYNAEKRLGSKKNKGHECPFCFRVFKSGQALGGHKRSHFVGGSDDRTLVIKQDSSDMPALIDLNLPAPVEEDAFGNAAGFMP
- the LOC107946387 gene encoding zinc finger protein 37 isoform X2, producing the protein MKNAVFSKVLSFATKGATKGSHVGSRHIRTHMKHDSFAETEEESADMPINRLISTANPRNIKRFVVSDAGGQSAAYGLRENPKKTKRFSDSGNGSSLKEMLVCKECGKGFRSLKALCGHMSCHSDNGEKQKVIMDSQSDTETSAPSKRRSRRGTPKTIGVYRNNNSENLGNGSSSVSEIVQEQEEVAMCLMMLSRDSGCRKRMNSAADSSDNNSVVLEDKSPSIDVTITIENDMNSGGFLKMTKQRDNKLKKSPESDPSSENSDSGYFRNGPKKVESDDSVDGFLKNNEFKKPNIESGSGFRDRDATYSKCLSKFKSVKTGSPKYDLRRNGKNDYYSPQKGSKYECLTCNKTFDSHRALGGHRASHTKVNGYNESIQESYENNLANDSFTAPMTDTKVTKASSNGKRLGVPRGSSYNAEKRLGSKKNKGHECPFCFRVFKSGQALGGHKRSHFVGGSDDRTLVIKQDSSDMPALIDLNLPAPVEEDAFGNAAGFMP